One window of Athalia rosae chromosome 4, iyAthRosa1.1, whole genome shotgun sequence genomic DNA carries:
- the LOC105687578 gene encoding ufm1-specific protease 2 isoform X3 translates to MTNNYAITTKTLIQNVHLGLPKPENGDTFLVKGDYEYWHYSCDGVIDEGWGCGYRTLQTICSWIRNNLEITQPVPSLKEIQEILVSLEDKETSFIGSQEWIGSFEVKMSMYIVCLVIDQRYDVQSKIIHVPYGRDLKKHSDVIKNHFVNFGSPLMMGGDKDCSSKGIMGIHYDTKGMCKPESQMTTGSLQPA, encoded by the exons ATGACCAATAATTATGCTATAACCACCAAAACTTTGATACAAAATGTACACTTGGGCTTGCCAAAACCAGAGAATGGCGACACATTTTTGGTCAAGGGAGATTACGAGTACTGGCACTACAGTTGCGACGGTGTTATTGACGAA GGATGGGGTTGTGGATACCGTACACTCCAGACTATCTGTTCTTGGATTAGAAACAATTTGGAGATAACCCAACCTGTTCCGAGTCTCAAAGAAATCCAAGAGATCCTCGTTAGCTTGGAAGACAAAGAAACCTCTTTTATTGGCTCGCAAGAATGGATAGGAAGTTTTGAAGTAAAGATGAGCATGTACATT GTCTGTCTTGTTATAGACCAGCGCTATGATGTTCAgagtaaaataattcacgtaCCATATGGTCGGGATTTGAAGAAGCATTCAGATGTAATCAAAAATCATTTTGTCAACTTTGGTAGTCCATTGATGATGGGAGGGGATAAAGATTGCTCTAGCAAAGGAATCATGGGTATCCACTATGATACAAAAG GAATGTGTAAGCCCGAAAGCCAAATGACTACTGGTTCGTTACAGCCAGCCTGA
- the LOC105687578 gene encoding ufm1-specific protease 1 isoform X1, with translation MTNNYAITTKTLIQNVHLGLPKPENGDTFLVKGDYEYWHYSCDGVIDEGWGCGYRTLQTICSWIRNNLEITQPVPSLKEIQEILVSLEDKETSFIGSQEWIGSFEVKMSMYIVCLVIDQRYDVQSKIIHVPYGRDLKKHSDVIKNHFVNFGSPLMMGGDKDCSSKGIMGIHYDTKGTYLLVVDPHFAGQVHNVQQLANSHWIKWQNLTDFVDSSFYNICLPQIICKSLK, from the exons ATGACCAATAATTATGCTATAACCACCAAAACTTTGATACAAAATGTACACTTGGGCTTGCCAAAACCAGAGAATGGCGACACATTTTTGGTCAAGGGAGATTACGAGTACTGGCACTACAGTTGCGACGGTGTTATTGACGAA GGATGGGGTTGTGGATACCGTACACTCCAGACTATCTGTTCTTGGATTAGAAACAATTTGGAGATAACCCAACCTGTTCCGAGTCTCAAAGAAATCCAAGAGATCCTCGTTAGCTTGGAAGACAAAGAAACCTCTTTTATTGGCTCGCAAGAATGGATAGGAAGTTTTGAAGTAAAGATGAGCATGTACATT GTCTGTCTTGTTATAGACCAGCGCTATGATGTTCAgagtaaaataattcacgtaCCATATGGTCGGGATTTGAAGAAGCATTCAGATGTAATCAAAAATCATTTTGTCAACTTTGGTAGTCCATTGATGATGGGAGGGGATAAAGATTGCTCTAGCAAAGGAATCATGGGTATCCACTATGATACAAAAGGTACTTACTTACTCGTAGTGGATCCACATTTTGCTGGCCAAGTTCATAATGTTCAGCAACTAGCTAATAGTCATTGGATAAAATGGCAAAATCTAACTGATTTTGTTGATAGTTCTTTTTACAATATTTGTTTACCCCAAATAATATGTAAATCTTTGAAATAA
- the LOC105687578 gene encoding ufm1-specific protease 1 isoform X2 — MTNNYAITTKTLIQNVHLGLPKPENGDTFLVKGDYEYWHYSCDGVIDEGWGCGYRTLQTICSWIRNNLEITQPVPSLKEIQEILVSLEDKETSFIGSQEWIGSFEVCLVIDQRYDVQSKIIHVPYGRDLKKHSDVIKNHFVNFGSPLMMGGDKDCSSKGIMGIHYDTKGTYLLVVDPHFAGQVHNVQQLANSHWIKWQNLTDFVDSSFYNICLPQIICKSLK, encoded by the exons ATGACCAATAATTATGCTATAACCACCAAAACTTTGATACAAAATGTACACTTGGGCTTGCCAAAACCAGAGAATGGCGACACATTTTTGGTCAAGGGAGATTACGAGTACTGGCACTACAGTTGCGACGGTGTTATTGACGAA GGATGGGGTTGTGGATACCGTACACTCCAGACTATCTGTTCTTGGATTAGAAACAATTTGGAGATAACCCAACCTGTTCCGAGTCTCAAAGAAATCCAAGAGATCCTCGTTAGCTTGGAAGACAAAGAAACCTCTTTTATTGGCTCGCAAGAATGGATAGGAAGTTTTGAA GTCTGTCTTGTTATAGACCAGCGCTATGATGTTCAgagtaaaataattcacgtaCCATATGGTCGGGATTTGAAGAAGCATTCAGATGTAATCAAAAATCATTTTGTCAACTTTGGTAGTCCATTGATGATGGGAGGGGATAAAGATTGCTCTAGCAAAGGAATCATGGGTATCCACTATGATACAAAAGGTACTTACTTACTCGTAGTGGATCCACATTTTGCTGGCCAAGTTCATAATGTTCAGCAACTAGCTAATAGTCATTGGATAAAATGGCAAAATCTAACTGATTTTGTTGATAGTTCTTTTTACAATATTTGTTTACCCCAAATAATATGTAAATCTTTGAAATAA
- the LOC105687573 gene encoding transmembrane protein adipocyte-associated 1 homolog isoform X1: MYGNVELETVSEVHFRRLLGTTIDPNISLAMDEEDHFCKLILYKEIADSRVRIWDIVILIPNLLFLIFIAARFNRARLKLRATSSPILLAFYGLVVSNVLISLIRCVVSMTVNAAATVGGLADKILWVTVRFFLLSTEMSVIIFGLFFGHLDSQSSIRRVLLATSFIALAFTITQGTLELALPDDTFEIPSRNFYLFGHGGMMFWFCSSLVFTTIYLFILILPWTRLRARLALPTRKSFYIYAGTLAFVDLTQSIGAGLLNYTRNPAGLCIVDLTAVLYLTLFTPLVYHTFLSEFFGVSQPSIMFSYKAQVDDAMDEDTVSLPHQQSFSSLRTDSDYIYQVHTPSVHMPLYDSMSLNIPSSSKQKNSLFLSRQHFHATDWSVKSSSQANLHRSFNSGMFIETRIAMINKQGLGEKMLTTFG, encoded by the exons atGTATGGAAACGTAGAATTAGAAACGGTGTCTGAAGTACACTTTCGCCGATTGCTCGGCACAACGATAGACCCAAACATCAGTTTGGCTATGGACGAAGAAGATCACTTTTGCAAATTGATTTTGTACAAAGAAATTGCTGATTCTAG GGTAAGGATATGGGACATTGTGATACTCATCCCAAATTTGTTGTTTCTTATATTCATCGCCGCAAGGTTTAACAGAGCAAGACTTAAGTTACGTGCAACCAGCAGTCCAATATTGTTAGCATTCTATGGTCTT GTTGTAAGTAATGTCTTAATCTCACTAATACGCTGTGTTGTATCCATGACTGTAAATGCAGCAGCAACTGTCGGGGGCTTAGCTGATAAGATTTTATGGGTTACGGTCAGATTCTTCTTACTCTCTACTGAAATGAGTGTGATCATATTTGGCCTGTTTTTTG GGCACTTGGACAGTCAATCAAGTATTCGTAGAGTCTTATTGGCTACATCATTCATAGCATTAGCATTCACAATAACGCAAGGAACTCTGGAGTTGGCTTTACCTGACGATACGTTTGAAATACCCAGTCGAAATTTCTATCTCTTTGGTCATGGGGGGATGATGTTTTGGTTCTGCAGCAGTCTCGTTTTTACCACG ATATATCTCTTCATATTAATACTGCCATGGACGAGATTAAGAGCAAGACTCGCTTTGCCAA ctcgaaaaagtttttacatATATGCTGGAACTTTAGCCTTTGTCGATTTAACACAATCGATAGGAGCCGGTCTACTTAACTATACTCGCAATCCTGCTGGGTTATGCATAGTGGATCTCACAGCTGTCTTGTACTTGACTCTATTTACACCGCTAGTTTATCACACATTCCTATCGGAGTTCTTTGG TGTATCCCAGCCATCCATAATGTTTTCTTACAAGGCTCAAGTGGACGATGCTATGGACGAAGACACAGTGTCCCTGCCTCACCAGCAGAGTTTTTCATCACTGAGAACTGATAGTGATTACATATATCAGGTTCATACACCATCTGTTCACATGCCGCTATACGATTCAATGTCACTAAACATTCCTTCCAGCTCCAAGCAAAAGAATTCGCTTTTCTTATCTCGTCAACATTTTCACGCAACAGATTGGTCAGTCAAATCCAGTTCTCAGGCTAATTTGCACAGGAGCTTCAATTCAGGAATGTTCATCGAAACTCGAATTGCCATGATAAATAAGCAGggtttgggggaaaaaatgttgaccACTTTTGGGTGA
- the LOC105687573 gene encoding transmembrane protein adipocyte-associated 1 homolog isoform X2 — protein MYGNVELETVSEVHFRRLLGTTIDPNISLAMDEEDHFCKLILYKEIADSRVRIWDIVILIPNLLFLIFIAARFNRARLKLRATSSPILLAFYGLVVSNVLISLIRCVVSMTVNAAATVGGLADKILWVTVRFFLLSTEMSVIIFGLFFGHLDSQSSIRRVLLATSFIALAFTITQGTLELALPDDTFEIPSRNFYLFGHGGMMFWFCSSLVFTTIYLFILILPWTRLRARLALPTRKSFYIYAGTLAFVDLTQSIGAGLLNYTRNPAGLCIVDLTAVLYLTLFTPLVYHTFLSEFFGVSQPSIMFSYKAQVDDAMDEDTVSLPHQQSFSSLRTDSDYIYQNNSVYDSTQFDTGTTPVNPLYAASLQSPDSITGYSIDSQDAHNQPNGYQQ, from the exons atGTATGGAAACGTAGAATTAGAAACGGTGTCTGAAGTACACTTTCGCCGATTGCTCGGCACAACGATAGACCCAAACATCAGTTTGGCTATGGACGAAGAAGATCACTTTTGCAAATTGATTTTGTACAAAGAAATTGCTGATTCTAG GGTAAGGATATGGGACATTGTGATACTCATCCCAAATTTGTTGTTTCTTATATTCATCGCCGCAAGGTTTAACAGAGCAAGACTTAAGTTACGTGCAACCAGCAGTCCAATATTGTTAGCATTCTATGGTCTT GTTGTAAGTAATGTCTTAATCTCACTAATACGCTGTGTTGTATCCATGACTGTAAATGCAGCAGCAACTGTCGGGGGCTTAGCTGATAAGATTTTATGGGTTACGGTCAGATTCTTCTTACTCTCTACTGAAATGAGTGTGATCATATTTGGCCTGTTTTTTG GGCACTTGGACAGTCAATCAAGTATTCGTAGAGTCTTATTGGCTACATCATTCATAGCATTAGCATTCACAATAACGCAAGGAACTCTGGAGTTGGCTTTACCTGACGATACGTTTGAAATACCCAGTCGAAATTTCTATCTCTTTGGTCATGGGGGGATGATGTTTTGGTTCTGCAGCAGTCTCGTTTTTACCACG ATATATCTCTTCATATTAATACTGCCATGGACGAGATTAAGAGCAAGACTCGCTTTGCCAA ctcgaaaaagtttttacatATATGCTGGAACTTTAGCCTTTGTCGATTTAACACAATCGATAGGAGCCGGTCTACTTAACTATACTCGCAATCCTGCTGGGTTATGCATAGTGGATCTCACAGCTGTCTTGTACTTGACTCTATTTACACCGCTAGTTTATCACACATTCCTATCGGAGTTCTTTGG TGTATCCCAGCCATCCATAATGTTTTCTTACAAGGCTCAAGTGGACGATGCTATGGACGAAGACACAGTGTCCCTGCCTCACCAGCAGAGTTTTTCATCACTGAGAACTGATAGTGATTACATATATCAG AACAACAGCGTTTATGATTCCACCCAATTTGACACTGGTACAACCCCGGTGAACCCATTGTATGCAGCATCTCTACAGAGTCCAGACAGCATAACAGGCTACAGTATAGATAGTCAAGATGCTCACAACCAGCCCAACGGCTATCAACAATAG
- the LOC105687573 gene encoding transmembrane protein adipocyte-associated 1 homolog isoform X3 — translation MYGNVELETVSEVHFRRLLGTTIDPNISLAMDEEDHFCKLILYKEIADSRVRIWDIVILIPNLLFLIFIAARFNRARLKLRATSSPILLAFYGLVVSNVLISLIRCVVSMTVNAAATVGGLADKILWVTVRFFLLSTEMSVIIFGLFFGHLDSQSSIRRVLLATSFIALAFTITQGTLELALPDDTFEIPSRNFYLFGHGGMMFWFCSSLVFTTIYLFILILPWTRLRARLALPTRKSFYIYAGTLAFVDLTQSIGAGLLNYTRNPAGLCIVDLTAVLYLTLFTPLVYHTFLSEFFGVSQPSIMFSYKAQVDDAMDEDTVSLPHQQSFSSLRTDSDYIYQNTHHTSSHPR, via the exons atGTATGGAAACGTAGAATTAGAAACGGTGTCTGAAGTACACTTTCGCCGATTGCTCGGCACAACGATAGACCCAAACATCAGTTTGGCTATGGACGAAGAAGATCACTTTTGCAAATTGATTTTGTACAAAGAAATTGCTGATTCTAG GGTAAGGATATGGGACATTGTGATACTCATCCCAAATTTGTTGTTTCTTATATTCATCGCCGCAAGGTTTAACAGAGCAAGACTTAAGTTACGTGCAACCAGCAGTCCAATATTGTTAGCATTCTATGGTCTT GTTGTAAGTAATGTCTTAATCTCACTAATACGCTGTGTTGTATCCATGACTGTAAATGCAGCAGCAACTGTCGGGGGCTTAGCTGATAAGATTTTATGGGTTACGGTCAGATTCTTCTTACTCTCTACTGAAATGAGTGTGATCATATTTGGCCTGTTTTTTG GGCACTTGGACAGTCAATCAAGTATTCGTAGAGTCTTATTGGCTACATCATTCATAGCATTAGCATTCACAATAACGCAAGGAACTCTGGAGTTGGCTTTACCTGACGATACGTTTGAAATACCCAGTCGAAATTTCTATCTCTTTGGTCATGGGGGGATGATGTTTTGGTTCTGCAGCAGTCTCGTTTTTACCACG ATATATCTCTTCATATTAATACTGCCATGGACGAGATTAAGAGCAAGACTCGCTTTGCCAA ctcgaaaaagtttttacatATATGCTGGAACTTTAGCCTTTGTCGATTTAACACAATCGATAGGAGCCGGTCTACTTAACTATACTCGCAATCCTGCTGGGTTATGCATAGTGGATCTCACAGCTGTCTTGTACTTGACTCTATTTACACCGCTAGTTTATCACACATTCCTATCGGAGTTCTTTGG TGTATCCCAGCCATCCATAATGTTTTCTTACAAGGCTCAAGTGGACGATGCTATGGACGAAGACACAGTGTCCCTGCCTCACCAGCAGAGTTTTTCATCACTGAGAACTGATAGTGATTACATATATCAG AATACGCACCATACCTCATCGCATCCCAGATAG
- the LOC105687572 gene encoding uncharacterized protein LOC105687572: MATSALPRYHQTPGVETRRSSSGVLPPITACPPSSFPDKFQDFFAALTEDADDMPSMLEDKLIPRKADPVNADSRTRRWSKRAFQRRSSEVEVRAHHASFTGGQGQGSSLDGRRSPNPSRRRSSSIAVARPTPDLHRFLQAETGPWGHLAPSPRSPTRTAAISPGGISSSSHLIVSPGTSPGGPSPTSPAAPACTSRGPPQRQYRCRTSSMPAVPRHRPMLAETRRGGANGGDDADGEEGVEYYRLRSFSITANGVFNLGDSLRSRRSKSINSVTSSGTSCSSTRDARLLSSASQLSGTEGEEDDSNGRVATYKVGMLGAAGVGKTALTAQFTTSEYICAYDASLDEEYGQKTVSVMVDGQETELEIIDHPASEMSVESFCSTYNPDVYVVVYSVVDRRSLKMAEETLLYLWKSDYMASHGVILVGNKVDLERKREVPLVVGRRLANSCGCKFIETSSGLAHHVDELLVGILAQVKLNPQRDRDQATRRRRSKHRRRILKNLLGIKRKTKSCENLFIL; the protein is encoded by the exons ATGGCAACGTCGGCGCTGCCCAGATACCACCAAACTCCGGGTGTTGAAACGAGGCGATCATCGTCCGGAGTACTTCCACCCATAACTGCTTGCCCGCCGAGTAGTTTCCCGGacaaatttcaagattttttcgcTGCTCTTACCGAGGACGCGGACGACATGCCGAGCATGCTCGAAGACAAGTTAATCCCAAG AAAAGCGGACCCGGTTAACGCGGACAGTCGCACACGTCGTTGGAGCAAAAGAGCCTTCCAGCGACGTAGCAGTGAGGTTGAAGTACGAGCTCATCACGCATCTTTCACGGGAGGACAAGGTCAGGGTTCTTCTCTGGACGGTCGAAGGTCCCCAAACCCATCGAGGAGACGAAGTTCCAGTATCGCCGTCGCCAGGCCAACGCCGGACTTGCATAG GTTCCTTCAGGCAGAAACTGGCCCTTGGGGACACTTGGCCCCGTCGCCCAGAAGTCCGACCAGAACTGCGGCGATTAGTCCCGGGGGAATATCTTCCTCGTCgcatctcattgtcagccccGGAACAAGCCCCGGAGGTCCGAGTCCAACGAGTCCTGCGGCACCAGCTTGCACATCTCGTGGACCGCCGCAGAGACAATACCGTTGCAGAACGAGCAGTATGCCGGCCGTACCACGTCACAGG CCAATGCTCGCAGAGACGAGACGTGGCGGTGCTAACGGAGGGGACGACGCTGACGGGGAGGAAGGCGTGGAATATTACAGATTGCGTTCATTCTCGATAACGGCAAACGGGGTATTCAATCTCGGAGATTCGCTGAGGAGTCGAAGGAGCAAAAGTATCAACAGCGTAACATCTTCGGGGACCAGTTGCAGCAGCACCCGTGATGCGAGACTTTTGAG CTCCGCATCTCAGCTGTCGGGAACAGAAGGCGAGGAAGATGACAGCAACGGACGCGTTGCTACGTATAAAGTTGGGATGCTGGGCGCTGCTGGTGTCGGAAAGACTGCCTTGACTGCTCAGTTCACCACCAGCGAATATATCTGCGCTTACGATGCTTCTCTAG aCGAGGAGTACGGGCAAAAGACCGTATCGGTCATGGTCGACGGGCAAGAGACGGAGTTGGAAATCATTGACCATCCAGCCTCGGAAATGTCG GTTGAATCATTCTGTTCTACCTACAATCCGGATGTCTACGTTGTGGTGTACTCCGTTGTCGATAGAAGAAGCTTAAAAATGGCCGAAGAAACTCTTCTGTATCTTTGGAAAAGCGACTACATGGCTTCGCACGGCGTTATCCTCGTCGGGAATAAGGTTGACCtggaaaggaagagagaagtCCCGTTAGTTG TCGGACGTCGTTTGGCGAACAGTTGCGgttgcaaatttatcgaaaccTCCTCCGGTTTGGCGCACCACGTCGACGAACTGTTGGTCGGAATTTTGGCTCAAGTTAAACTCAACCCTCAAAGagatcgagatcaagccacgAGGAGAAGACGGAGTAAACATCGCCGGCGAATCCTCAAGAATTTACTTGGAATTAAGAGAAAGACCAAGAGTTGCGAAAATTTGTTCATCTTGTAG
- the LOC105687427 gene encoding uncharacterized protein LOC105687427: protein MDEFSETNVWSLEPTPWGVYIYSVVIPAISTLGVAGNALILAVLSRKSLKASTYTYLAVLAGADLVTCGLLIFSGLARGVFWGKRGWLEFDAFVHLPVGSVSSNIAAWAAVCVTLDRLVLVSGPPRIKPPKFCSEVVARRFMMCSSFCAIVFNIPYCFIYEYNEKGQLTTTRFFSSWIYLVQNWFQLAMFGFVPAIFLFVGNAAMCVAVRRIMKHRQILLQRKCTREGNCLQDQVRLTITLVGIVFMFLVGEVPTHFASRRSAVSILYGGDASRVDENFLEKFRIIATLLNAISSSANFILYCLLSPQFLVQLKLLMTSQRALKNRGRDLKMIFTVDIHTNESRDCTTNSQRCRSAMF, encoded by the exons ATGGATGAATTCAGCGAAACAAACGTTTGGTCGTTAGAGCCGACCCCATGGGGAGTCTACATATACAGCGTGGTTATCCCGGCTATTTCCACACTCGGTGTCGCCGGAAACGCCTTGATCCTCGCTGTCCTTAGCAGAAAAAGTCTCAAAGCTTCGACGTATACTTACCTAGCCG TTCTGGCCGGTGCTGATCTGGTCACTTGTGGATTGTTGATATTTTCGGGTTTGGCGAGGGGCGTGTTTTGGGGAAAAAGAGGGTGGTTGGAGTTCGATGCTTTTGTTCATTTGCCCGTTGGCTCGGTTTCCTCGAACATCGCGGCGTGGGCGGCGGTATGCGTTACGTTGGATAGATTAGTGCTCGTCTCAGG GCCCCCGAGAATCAAGCCTCCAAAATTTTGCAGCGAAGTTGTCGCTCGTAGGTTTATGATGTGTTCGTCGTTCTGCGCTATCGTCTTCAATATTCCTTACTGCTTCATTTACGAGTATAACGAGAAGGGTCAGTTGACAACCACGCGCTTCTTCAGTTCCTG gatATACCTCGTCCAGAATTGGTTCCAACTGGCGATGTTTGGTTTTGTTCCGgcaattttcttatttgtGGGAAATGCAGCGATGTGCGTCGCCGTTCGACGAATCATGAAACACCGGCAGATACTGTTACAGCGAAAATGTACTCGCGAGGGAAACTGCTTGCAG GATCAGGTGCGATTGACCATCACTCTGGTTGGCATAGTCTTCATGTTTCTCGTGGGCGAAGTACCCACGCATTTTGCGTCAAGACGGAGCGCAGTTTCCATCTTATACGGTGGCGATGCTTCGAGAGTTGACGAGAACTTTCTAGAAAA GTTTCGAATAATCGCTACGCTCCTGAATGCAATATCAAGTTCAGCAAATTTCATCCTCTACTGCCTCCTGAGTCCACAGTTTTTAGTGCAACTGAAGCTGTTAATGACAAGCCAGAGAGCTTTGAAAAACAGAGGCCGTGatctgaaaatgattttcacgGTCGACATACACACCAATGAAAGTAGGGACTGCACAACCAATTCGCAGAGATGCAGAAGTGCcatgttttga